ATGGGAACTCTAAATACTATGACTAAATACAAAGCAAATCCAAATGATAGTCAAATTATTTCCCTTAAAAAAGACCTGCGCGCTCAATTCGATACAGCCACAAGAATGCATGATCGATACGGTGCACAACATGATATTGCTGTGGAAAAAGAAGCCAGAAAAATCCCTACAGGAGTGTTTAAGCGAGCAGAAAAAGCAATTCTGAAAGCAGAGGAAATTAAACAGACAAAAAAAGCGGAGAAAAAAAATACTCCTGTCGAGGTAGAGTGGGGTGAATTTGAGAGTTACGAACAGAACCGTGATAGATTAGTAAGAGAAGAGGCTGCAGAAGCTGTGGAGAAAAAAATCCCTACAGGAGTGTTTAAGCGAGCAGAAAAAGCAATTCTGAAAGCAGAGGAAATTAAAGAGGCCAAAACATTAGCAATAGACAAAATAGATGATATATTGGCCGTCCTTCTAAGTAAAACAATAAATATTGGTAACAATTTACCAGAAGCTAGAACGGTAGCTGAAACTTTATATACCGTTTTATACGATGCTAGAACTGTTTACGAAGGTGAATTAAACAATGGTAAAGAGATCACGAAAGCAGGAGATAACTTTAAAAACCTTTGTAAAGATGCAATAGCTACTGCTATGCCTGTTTTAGAGCGAGATTTAGGTTGGGGCGAATACCTTAAAAACATGATGAAATCACTAGCTAATGCAGTGATTAAAGGTGTTACTCTAGGTAATGTCAGTAACTTCTTTACTCAGAGTAAGTCAGAAGCTAGTAAAGCGTTTGATGAGGCAGATCAAGAGTTACAATCTGACGACGACAATACCCCAACTAATCCATAGGCATGCAAACAAGTTCGTTGGGTTAGGGTTCCCCTCCCTAATCCAACGAGTATTTATCGATGTATGTCCAATCCCTTTTTCTCTGCAGTCATTTGAATCATCTTTATTTTTTCAGTCAAAACCCACTACAATGCAATCAAGTCAACTCCCCAAGTTGAATCCTAATCCTAACTCAGTATAATCACAGCAATTTCACAGTATCAGAGCAATTTTATGAATAAAGGCATGCATTTCGAAAAATCGATAACAGAGCTGGAAGTGATAGTGAAACAATTGGAAAAAGGGGAGTTAACTCTTGAAGATTCGCTCAAGCAATTTGAAAAAGGAATTGGCTTAGCCAGGCATTGTCAGGATGTTTTGAACCAGGCAGAGCAAAAAATAGAAACCCTGACCGCCACCCAAGCCCTTTCTGAACCTCAATCGGATGGGCAAGCAAGTGATTGAAATTTATACCCGACGCCATGAGACATTCCTTGAACAGATGCTCAATGAAACGCATGTTCCAGCCAGACCAATACGCTCGGCAATACACTATTCTTTGTTTCCTGGTGGAAAAAGGCTGAGGCCTATTTTAGTGTATTTAGCAGGCGAATTGATTAACGTGAATCTACAGGTACTCGATGTGATAGCAGCAGCTTTGGAGTTAACCCACTGCTACTCTTTAATTCACGATGATCTTCCCGCTATGGATAATGATGACTTTCGCCGGGGAAGACCAAGTTGTCATAAAGCCTATGATGAGGCTACCGCGATTTTAGTCGGTGATGGCATGCAAGCCTTGGCTGTTGAGGTTTTATTAACCCGTTTGTCTTCTTTACTCAACGCATTTCAAGTGCTGGCTATTACTCAAATTCTGGTTCAAGCCAGTGGGGTAAGCGGTATGGTAAGCGGACAAAGTCTTGATTTATCCGAGTTGGCAAAATCATCCGTAACGGAAGAGCAACTAAGAGAAATCCATCTGCTTAAAACTGGTCGATTGATTCAGGCTTGTTTTGACATGGTTTTAGCAGCCCAAACAGCAGTACATGAATCTATTGAAATAGCGTTGAGAACTTATGCCAGACATATAGGGCTTGTGTTTCAAATGCAAGATGATTATTTAGATCGTTACGCACCAGCTAATATATTGGGTAAAGGCCGATCATCCGATCTAGCCAATGAAAAAACTACTTTCGCGACTTTGTTTACCCAGAAACAACTGGAAGAAGAAATTGCCATACATTACCAGATAGCCATTGATTCGTTACACATATTTGATAAAAAAGCGACGGTTTTGATTGAATTAACCCACCAATTACAAAACCGTAGTAAATTAGCTTAATACCCAATAACGCTGATATAACCTGGGCATCATAGGGTTACAAGTATATCATAATGGTGCTACCTTAAGGTGGTGCCATTAGGCCAAGACCCACCTCCATTTAAGTTGCGCTTCCTTAACATCTGCTAGGGGATTATTTATCCTTCCTTCTAAGAATTTGGGAAACTGGAATCAAGGTTTCTATACCACTTCCTGTTTTTCTTTGCTCCCCTTTCCAGGCATGGCCATAAACCACTTCGTAAGTAAGCGGGTACATTCCTTTATCAGTTTGCATCGTTGCATAATTTTTTTCAAATTTTTGCCATGCGTCTTTGCCGGTTAATCCTTGATTTCTTGCCGAGTTTATATTCTTTACCCCTTGCATTTTTAAAGCTCTTATTAAATGAGACAAGGTTTCATAATGAACAGATAATAATTCCATATCCATTACTGGTTCTAAAAAATGTTCTGCCATAAGACAATCACCCACATCATGCATGTCAATAAAATCATTAACATGCGCATACTGATTTGCTCCAGTCCAGGCACTTTTCAGTTCCTTAAAAGTGTCAGGACCCAGGGTGGTAAACATGAGACAGCCATTTACATTCATGACCCGATTTAACTCACGAAATACCCTTGCAAGAGAACTACCCCAGTGAATGGCCTGATTGGCAAAAACCAAATCAAACATCCCGGTAGCAAAGGGCATATTGCTCATATCTGCGGTCACCAGAGGCCATTTACGTCGCCAACTCTGTTTTTTCTTTGCCTGTAATAACATGGCATGAGCCAAATCCAAACCAAAAATCCGGGCCTTGGGGTACATCAAAGCTAATTCCCGTGAGAAACCGCCTGTACCACAGCCTAAATCGAGAATACGTTTGGGCGAAATTTTTAAATACTGCAAACGCTCGAACAAACGTTTCCCTATTTCTTGCTGTACTTTAGCAGCAAGTTCATATTCAGTGGCATGTTTATTAAATGCCTTGCTAATTTCGTTGTTGACAGCCATCATAGGAACCAGAGAAAAAGTTTAAAACAGGGAATCCAACGCCCATGCGCCAGAAGCTGCACAGTATAACACAGACTTTGCGTCTGCCTTCAATCTGCATACTTTGCAATCAATTTCATAAAAGTACTTTAGCTGTATGTTCTTCATGCATTGAGTTTATTAAACCTCTGGGTCCTGCCTGCCAACATTGCGCTACCCCGCTTCCAGATAAGGATTACCCTGTTTGCGGACAATGCATACAAAAGCCACCTCATTTTGACAGGGCACTAGTAAACTATAGGTTTGAAGAGCCTTTACGCAGTCTGTTACATCATTTTAAATACAATAATGGCCTTTATCTCAGCTCTTTTCTTTCTCAGATCATGTTGCACAGCGCACAAAATCAATCAATTTCTGCCCAGTGTTTAATTCCTGTGCCTATGCATTCCAAAAGGTTAAAGCAGCGAGGGTTCAACCAGGCTGCTCTTTTGGCTAAACGATTAGCTCGCAAGTTAAATCTGCCATATGATGCAACAACGTGCCAAAAAATCATTAATACTACGCCTCAGGCCAGTCTCAATAGCGAACAAAGAAAAAAAAACTTGCACCATGCCTTTCATGCCGGTCCCCTGCCCTATGAACACGTCATCCTAATTGATGATCTTCTCACTACCGGCTGCACTGCAAATGAGTTAGCGCGCACCATAAAAAAAACCGGGGTGCAAAAAGTTGATTTATGGTGTTGCGCCAGAACAGTGAAAAATTAATAGATTGCTGCAATTTTTTTCGCGTAAGTTAGGTCACGACCTGCCATGATAACTAAATGACTGTACTGTACATAGCCGTCGGGGCGTAGCCATAGCTCGTGCCTCCTCGCACCGTTCGGGCTGAGGAGGCGCTTTAGCGCTGTCTCGAAGCCTCCACGTCAAGACCAGCAAGGCTTCGAGACGGCGTAAACGCCTCCTCAGCCCGAACGGCCTGGATGCAGGTTTTTTGCTTGAGAAGATCGTGTAATAACACAGAGCAGGCCGGGCACAGGAAATAAATTAACCCAGCGACTGCCAAACTAAAACTGGCAATAAAAAACAGAAATACAACTATCCCCTGTTTCAAAGAGACAATGAAAGCCGCAAATAATCCAATCGGACCTGGCAAAGCTCTCGAAAGCATCGCCCATAACCGCTTTCCTCGCTCCGTTCAAGCTGAGTCGAAAGCATCGCCCATAACCGCTTTCCTCGCTCCGTTCAAGCTGAGTCGAAGGCATCGCCCATAACCACTTTCCTCGCTCCGTTCAAGCTGAGTCGGAAGCATCGCCCATAACCACTTTCCTCGCTCCGTTCAAGCTGAGTCGGAAGCATCGCGCATAGCAGTTTTCCTCGCTCCGTTCGGGCTGAGTCGGAAGCATCGCCCATAACCACTTTCTGATGTGGTCTAATGGATTTGTACACTCCAGATAAGAGATAATCATCTTAACTGGAGGTAATAAAATGGGTGCAACGAAATATACTAAAGAATTTAAACTAGACGCTATTAGTCTTGTTTTGGAGCAGAATTATACGCAATCAGAAGCTGCACAAAGTCTGGGCATTGATTCCAGGTTGATAAGCCGGTGGATCAAAGAACACTCCAAAGAGGAAGGGCAAGCATTTAGAGGTAATGGTAAATTAACTGACGAACAACTAGAGATACGTCGTTTACGAGAAGAATTAAGACGCGTAACAATGGAAAAAGAAATATTAAAAAAGGCGACGGCCTTCTTTGCAAAAGAAATGAAGTGAAATATTCATTTATTGCCCAGAATAAGAAGGCCTGGCCAATTGACGTGATGTGTCAATTGCTGGGTGTTACAAGAAGTGGTTTTTACAATTATCTTAAATGTAATAAACCACCAGATCCATTGCATGTGGAGATGCTTGATTGGGTTAAAAAATTAGCAGAATCAAGCCATTATACTTATGGAAGCCGTCGAATGAAAAAGCATTAAATGCATTAGGTTATCCTGTTGGGAGAAATAAAGCCCGAAATCTAATGAAGGAAGCAGGAATACACGCACGTTACAGAAAGAAATATAGGGTAACAACAAACAGCAAGCATATAAGCAGCCTATATTTGAAAATGTACTTAATAGACAGTTTATTGTAGAAAAGCCTAATCAAGCTTACGCCTCCGATATTACCTATATTTGGACACAAGAGGGTTGGTTGTATTTAGCTGTTGTTATCGACTTGTTTTCAAGAAAAGTTATCGGTTGGAGTATGAGTTCGCGGATGAAGGCAAGCCTGGCTTGTGACGCCCTTAAAATGGCGCTTTGGCAACGCAAACCCAATACTGGAGTAATAACCCATTCCGATCGAGGCGTTCAATATGCGAGTAATGCTTATCGCATGCTATTAACTACTTATGGTTGCATCGGTAGTATGAGTCGTAAAGGTAACTGCTGGGATAATGCTGTTGCTGAAAGCTTTTTCGGGAGGTTAAAACAAGAGCGAGTCCAATGGCGCAATTACCAAACTCGCTTTGAGGCACAACAAGACATCCTGAATTATATTACAATGTTTTATAACAGTAACCGCTTACATTCATTCCTTGGATATAAAAGTCCAAATCAGTTTGAAAATGAGCAAATAATACAATTAAAAAAAGTCGCTTAACTGGTGTGTATCAATTTGCTTGACCACATCATTCCTCGCTCCGTTCAAGCTGAGTCGAAAGCATCGCCCATAGCAGTTTTCCTCGCTCCGTTCAAGCTGAGTCGGAAGCATCGCGCATAGCAGTTTTCCTCGCTCCGTTCGGGCTGAGTCGGAAGCATCGCCCATAACCACTTTCCTCGCTCCGTTCAAGCTGAGTCGAAAGCATCGCCCATAGCAGTTTTCCTCGCTCCGTTCAAGCTGAGTCGAAAGCATCGCCCATAGCAGTTTTCCTCGCTCCGTTCGGGCTGAGGAGGCGTTTACGCCGTCTCGAAGCCTCTACGTCAAGACCAGCAAGGCTTCGAGACAGCGCTAAAACGCCTCCTCAGCCCGAACGGCCTGGATGCAGGTTTTTCGCTCGAGAAGCTTGTGTAATGACACAGAGCAGGCCGGGCACAGGAAATAAATTAACCCAGCGACTGCCAAACTAAAACTGGCAATAAAAAACAGAAATACAACTATCCCCTGTTTCAAAGAGACAATGAAAGCCGCAAATAATCCAATCGGACCTGGCAAAGCTCTCGAAAGCATCGCCCATAACCGCTTTCCTCGCTCCGTTCAAGCTGAGTCGAAAGCATCGCCCATAACCACTTTCCTCGCTCCGTTCAAGCTGAGTCGGAAGCATCGCCCATAACCACTTTCCTCGCTCCGTTCAAGCTGAGTCGGAAGCATCGCCCATAACCACTTTCCTCGCTCCGTTCAAGCTGAGTCGGAAGCATCGCGCATAGCAGTTTTCCTCGCTCCGTTCGGGCTGAGTCGGAAGCATCGCCCATAACCACTTTCCTCGCTCCGTTCAAGCTGAGTCGAAAGCATCGCCCCCTCCGTTCGGGCTGAGGAGGCGTTTACGCCGTCTCGAAGCCTCTTGATGTGGTCTAATGGATTTGTACACTCCAGATAAGAGATAATCATCTTAACTGGAGGTAATAAAATGGGTGCAACGAAATATACTAAAGAATTTAAACTAGACGCTATTAGTCTTGTTTTGGAGCAGAATTATACGCAATCAGAAGCTGCACAAAGTCTGGGCATTGATTCCAGGTTGATAAGCCGGTGGATCAAAGAACACTCCAAAGAGGAAGGGCAAGCATTTAGAGGTAATGGTAAATTAACTGACGAACAACTAGAGATACGTCGTTTACGAGAAGAATTAAGACGCGTAACAATGGAAAAAGAAATATTAAAAAAGGCGACGGCCTTCTTTGCAAAAGAAATGAAGTGAAATATTCATTTATTGCCCAGAATAAGAAGGCCTGGCCAATTGACGTGATGTGTCAATTGCTGGGTGTTACAAGAAGTGGTTTTTACAATTATCTTAAATGTAATAAACCACCAGATCCATTGCATGTGGAGATGCTTGATTGGGTTAAAAAATTAGCAGAATCAAGCCATTATACTTATGGAAGCCGTCGAATGAAAAAAGCATTAAATGCATTAGGTTATCCTGTTGGGAGAAATAAAGCCCGAAATCTAATGAAGGAAGCAGGAATACACGCACGTTACAGAAAGAAATATAGGGTAACAACAAACAGCAAGCATAAGCAGCCTATATTTGAAAATGTACTTAATAGACAGTTTATTGTAGAAAAGCCTAATCAAGCTTACGCCTCCGATATTACCTATATTTGGACACAAGAGGGTTGGTTGTATTTAGCTGTTGTTATCGACTTGTTTTCAAGAAAAGTTATCGGTTGGAGTATGAGTTCGCGGATGAAGGCAAGCCTGGCTTGTGACGCCCTTAAAATGGCGCTTTGGCAACGCAAACCCAATACTGGAGTAATAACCCATTCCGATCGAGGCGTTCAATATGCGAGTAATGCTTATCGCATGCTATTAACTACTTATGGTTGCATCGGTAGTATGAGTCGTAAAGGTAACTGCTGGGATAATGCTGTTGCTGAAAGCTTTTTCGGGAGGTTAAAACAAGAGCGAGTCCAATGGCGCAATTACCAAACTCGCTTTGAGGCACAACAAGACATCCTGAATTATATTACAATGTTTTATAACAGTAACCGCTTACATTCATTCCTTGGATATAAAAGTCCAAATCAGTTTGAAAATGAGCAAATAATACAATTAAAAAAAGTCGCTTAACTGGTGTGTATCAATTTGCTTGACCACATCATCTACGTCAAGACCAGCAAGGCTTCGAGACAGCGCTAAAACGCCTCCTCAGCCCGAACGGTATAGAGGCAGGTTTTTTGCTCGAGAAGATCGTGTAATGACACAGGGCTTGTTACTAAACCGCGATGATGGAAACCGACCTATTGATACATACGAGCTAAATCATTCATTAACAAATGAACTAATAACAAACAAAAGACAATAAACAGTAACTGGTATAACAATACTTCCATGGCTACTGATATGGGCTTACCACGAATCTTTTCAATAATGCTGTAAAGAATTGAACCCCCATCAAGACCGGGCAAAGGAAATAAATTAACCACAGCGACTGCCAAACTAAAACTGGCAATAAAAAACAGAAATACAACTATCCCCTGTTTCAAAGAAGCAACAGAAGCCGCAAATAGTCCAATCGGTCCCAGCAAAATAGCAAAAGGTATTACGCCACTAAATAATTGCTTTAAAATCATCATAAAAAAATGAATCAAATGGACGATAACAGTATTTGCCTGCTGCATTGCTTCAAGGATTGAAGAGGCTCGCTTCACGCTACTTGCAGCAGATAGATTGGGGCTGATACCCAGACTCGCTAATAAAGAATTTTCGCGTCCCGTAAATTTTATCTGGCTTAAATCAAGGGTTATTTCTTTTAATTTTTGATCTGCTTGTTTCATTGTTACTTTAACCTCTTTACTGCCCCATGAAATCACTAGCTGCATTCCTACCTCTTGCCAAGATGGAGTGGGATAACCTGCGATAGCAATAAATTGATCCCCGGCAAGAACTCCGCCCTGAGCTGCAATACTGTTGGCCTGGACGGAATGAATTTGTGGCATCTTGTAACTTATACCCAGATAAAAAACGAGTACAAAAGCAAGCCAGGCTGTCATCAGATTAGCAAAGGCTCCCGCCAGTAAAATAAGAATTCGAACCCAAACGGGTTTTTTATCAAAACAAAGAGGATATTCTTTTGGATCTACAGGAGTAATTCTTGTATTAAGTAACTGAACATAACCACCCAAAGGCCATATTGCCCAAATCCAATTACATCCGCCTTTACTTTGCCATTGGAGCAATGGTTTTCCAAAACCAATAGAGATTTTTTGAATTTTCACGTGAAAGAAGCGAGCTACCAACGCATGACCACCCTCATGGATTCCCACTACCAATATCAGGGTGAGAATTATGGCTAAAAGCACCATCAGCATAGAAACTCCTTTTATGTACTACTTGGTATTATCAACAATTAATTGCAACATGGGGATTCCTTTTTTTCCTGCCAACTCGTATCCTTTACGATAAACTTCAAAAATTCGATAAGGCTGATTCGTTTCACTATCTACCAATTCAACCTCATCACCATGCTCATCAACTAAAGTCAGGGTTAAATGTATCTCACGATAATCACTAATTTGATACCGATCTTTAAATAATTGCAGTACACGCTCCAGACTTTCAACCGCCTCATCACTATTATGTTGGCCTTGCAGGATAATATCCATTTGGTACTCCTCGTCAATTTACACATTTTGTGCAAAAAGTAGTTACTATTGTTGTCGGTAAAATAAAAAAGTACTTTAGTACGATAATGAACTTTCCCAATTATCTACAAATTTAGTGGCTAATCGTTTACAATACGCAATTAACCTTACTAATTACTAAATTCATAATCTATGGTGTTTGTTGCCTGCGGACTCAATCATAAAACTGCTCCAATAAACGTGCGTGAAAAAGTCGCTTTACCCCCGGCTATGCAGAATTCCCTGCTCCATAAGCTGCTTAACCTGCCCGAAGTGAACGAAGCGGCTATTCTATCTACCTGTAATCGCACAGAAATCTATTGTGATACGGAAGATCCCCAAATTCTTTCGAGATGGTTAGCACACGAGCATCAGTTAGCTCCGGAATTACTTTCTCCCTTTATTTATACTCATGAGGGTCATCAGGGGATTAAGCATACCTTACGTGTTGCCAGTGGTCTCGATTCGATGATGATTGGTGAACCTCAGATTCTGGGTCAAATGAAACAGGCCTATCAGCAAGCCTGTCGTCTCGGTACGGTAAAAGCCCAATTACGCCCTGTTTTTGAATATGTTTTTAGCGCCTCTAAACGAATTAGAACCCGAAGTGGTATAGGAACAAATCCTGTTTCAATCGCCTATGCCGCAGTTCAGTTAATCGGCCAATTATTCTCAAGCTATAAATCACTGAATGTATTTTTGATTGGTTCTGGAGAAACAGCCTCCCTGGTAGCAAAATATTTACACCAGCAGGGAGTCCATCGTTTCATGGTAGCGAGCCGCACTCTTGAAAATGCCCAGAAACTTGCACATACTTTTGGTGGCAAAACACTTTCCATTGGTGATATTCCCCAATACTTATCACATGCTGATGTGGTTATTTCTGCAACTGCATGCCCTCTTCCTTTTATTAATAAAAGCCTTGTTGAACATGCTCTGCAACAACGAAAACATGCTCCTATGTTTTTTTTGGATTTAGCGGTTCCCCGTGATATCGAAAGTAATGTAAGCGAATTAGAACAGGTACATCTATATAATGTTGATGACTTGCAAGTCATGATAGAAAAAGGAATGAATGAAAGACGCCATGCAGCCTTGCAAGCAGAGCAATTAATCGAAAGTGAATTGGATAATTATATTCGTTGGCATCGTTCTCTTAGAGCAAAAGAAGTCATCTGCGATTATCGCAACCAAATGCAGGATTTGGCACAACTGGAATTACAACGCGCTATAAAAAAACTGTCTGCCGGCCAAAACCAACAAACCGTTTTAAATGAATTTAGCGAGCGCCTGGTAAATAAGCTTACTCATAACCCCACTACCGGCCTAAGACAAATAGCCTGGGATGGTCGAGAAGACTTACTTACTTTGGCACATTATCTCTTTAACAAAACTACCAACCAGCCACTATATGAAGAAATCCCTTGAGTTAAAACTCCAGCAAATGCTGGAGCGCTTTCAGGAAGTAGGTCGCTTATTATCAGAAGCTTCTGTTATTGCAGATCAAAACCAATTTAAAGCATTGTCTAAAGAATATGCCCAACTGGAACCTGTAGCTACTTGCTATGAATCCTATTTAGACGCTAAAAATAATATATCCTCTCTTAAGGAGTTACTTGAGGGCGAGGATAAAGAATTGGCCAGCATGGCCGAAGAAGAATTTGACGCTGCCAAAAAACACATCGATGAACTGGATGAGCAATTACAATGGCATCTTATCCCCAAAGATCCTGATGATGAACGTAATATTTATATTGAGGTAAGAGCGGGTACAGGTGGAGATGAAGCGGCCATTTTCGCAGGAGATCTTTATCGTATGTACAGCCGTTATGCTGAAAACGTGGGATGGCAACTTGAGTTAATCAGTGCCAGTCACGGCGAACATGGCGGCTACAAAGAAATCATTGCCCGCATCAGTGGTAATGCCGTCTATTCACAATTAAAATTCGAATCAGGCGCTCATCGTGTGCAACGAGTACCCGAAACTGAATCCCAGGGACGTGTTCATACCTCTGCTTGCACGGTAGCTATCATGCCAGAAGTTGAGGAAATTGATGAAATCCAAATTAATCCTGACGATTTGCGCATAGATACGTACAGATCATCCGGCGCCGGAGGTCAACACGTTAACAAAACAGATTCCGCCATACGTATCACCCACCTGCCCACAGGTGTAGTTGTTGAATGCCAGGATGAACGTTCGCAACATAAAAACCGTTCTAAAGCGATGTCTTTGCTCAAAACTCGACTACTGGATGCAGAGCAAAGCAAACAAAAAAAAGAGCAAGCGCAAACAAGAAAATCATTGGTTGGCACAGGTGATCGCTCTGAACGCATTCGTACTTATAATTTCCCCCAAGGGCGTTTAACGGACCACCGCATTAATCTGACTATCTATCAGCTCAATGACGTCATGGAAGGTAATTTATCTTTAGTCATCGATTCTTTAAAGCGTGAATATCACGCAGAGCTGCTCGCTGAATTGGGTCGTCATGATTAATATTCGCATGGCCTTGAAACAAGCCTTGCAAAAATTAGATGAATTTGCGCCTGATTCACGGCTGGAAGCAGAATTATTACTAAGTTATCTGTTAAATAAAAACAGAGGCTACCTCTTTGCTCACCCCGAGGAATTACTAAGCCAAACACAACTAAATAAATATCAACAGTTAATAGAACAACGATCTCAAGGCACACCTATTGCCTACTTAACTGGTAGCCGTGAGTTTTGGTCACTTTCCTTAAAAGTGAATGAGCATACTTTGATTCCAAGACATGAAACAGAGCGATTGGTAGAGCTAGCTTTGGCGTTGCTCCCCAACAAACCAGAAATTCGTGTTCTTGATTTAGGCACAGGCAGTGGTGCTATTGCTTTAGCGCTGGCAAAAGAGAGACCCAACTGGAATATCTCAGCCTGTGATTGCAGCCTGGAGACACTGGGTATAGCGCAAATAAATGCCCAGGACCATGGAATAACCAATGTCTCCTTTTATTATTCCAACTGGTTTAATAATCTTCCGGATACCCAATATCATGCCATTGTATCAAACCCTCCTTATATTGCGGAGAACGATCCTCATTTAAAACAAGGGGATCTTCGTTTTGAACCACTAAAAGCTTTAGCCAGTAGTCAAGAGGGATTTGCTGATCTACAATGTATTATTACAGAAGGTTATGAGTACCTTTTGCCTGATGGGTTACTTTTGTTAGAACATGGCTCTGATCAGAAAATTGGTACAAGAGCTATACTTGAGAGAACGGGATATCGAAACATACAGTGTTGGCAAGATATTCAAGGTCATGATAGGGTTAGTGGAGGTTACCGACCAGCGAACACTATATGAGTAAAATATTATATTGATGATGTTGCAGTTTTTTGGTATATACCTAGCCACATTCTGCAAAACCCGGTTTCAGGGATTGAGTTGGAGATGGAGGCTAAAATGAAAGGGCAATTAATTGATATAACCAATGAGAGACTAAACAACGTGAAAAACGACGCAATCGGTAGCATGGGAATCTCCCCCTATATAGAAAGTGAAGGGGAAGAGTATATGAATGAAAAACAGCTGGCACATATTGAAAAAATATTGCTGGCTTGGCGTCAATCATTGATGGAAGAAGTTGATCGAACCGTGACGCACATGAAAGATGAGGCTGCTAATTTTCCTGATCCCTCTGACCGAGCAAGTCAAGAAGAGGAGTTTAGTATTGAGTTGCGTACCCGTGATAGGGAACGGAAGCTTATTAAAAAAATTGAAGATGCTTTAGAACGTTTGAGAAACGATGATTTTGGCTATTGCGAAGCATGCGGTATAGAAATTGGCCTAAAACGCCTGGAAGCCAGACCGACTGCAACATTATGCATCGATTGCAAAACTTTATCCGAAATTAAAGAGCGCCAAAATCAGGGCTCCTAAATGGTAATCTCTTGCGATAAACCATTT
The sequence above is drawn from the Legionella antarctica genome and encodes:
- the prfA gene encoding peptide chain release factor 1; amino-acid sequence: MKKSLELKLQQMLERFQEVGRLLSEASVIADQNQFKALSKEYAQLEPVATCYESYLDAKNNISSLKELLEGEDKELASMAEEEFDAAKKHIDELDEQLQWHLIPKDPDDERNIYIEVRAGTGGDEAAIFAGDLYRMYSRYAENVGWQLELISASHGEHGGYKEIIARISGNAVYSQLKFESGAHRVQRVPETESQGRVHTSACTVAIMPEVEEIDEIQINPDDLRIDTYRSSGAGGQHVNKTDSAIRITHLPTGVVVECQDERSQHKNRSKAMSLLKTRLLDAEQSKQKKEQAQTRKSLVGTGDRSERIRTYNFPQGRLTDHRINLTIYQLNDVMEGNLSLVIDSLKREYHAELLAELGRHD
- the prmC gene encoding peptide chain release factor N(5)-glutamine methyltransferase; this translates as MINIRMALKQALQKLDEFAPDSRLEAELLLSYLLNKNRGYLFAHPEELLSQTQLNKYQQLIEQRSQGTPIAYLTGSREFWSLSLKVNEHTLIPRHETERLVELALALLPNKPEIRVLDLGTGSGAIALALAKERPNWNISACDCSLETLGIAQINAQDHGITNVSFYYSNWFNNLPDTQYHAIVSNPPYIAENDPHLKQGDLRFEPLKALASSQEGFADLQCIITEGYEYLLPDGLLLLEHGSDQKIGTRAILERTGYRNIQCWQDIQGHDRVSGGYRPANTI
- the dksA gene encoding RNA polymerase-binding protein DksA, producing MKGQLIDITNERLNNVKNDAIGSMGISPYIESEGEEYMNEKQLAHIEKILLAWRQSLMEEVDRTVTHMKDEAANFPDPSDRASQEEEFSIELRTRDRERKLIKKIEDALERLRNDDFGYCEACGIEIGLKRLEARPTATLCIDCKTLSEIKERQNQGS